One genomic segment of Bifidobacterium breve DSM 20213 = JCM 1192 includes these proteins:
- the nadD gene encoding nicotinate-nucleotide adenylyltransferase, giving the protein MSSSDPAEIIAVAQGEAERRMSDLSVPGGANSHGKGRLSARGNWHTRLRIGIMGGTFDPIHNGHLVAASEVAWVYDLDEVIFVPTGRPVFKLDKEVTNAEDRYLMTVIATASNPKFTVSRVDIDRPGVTYTIDTLKDIRAQHPDAELFFITGADAVAEIMQWKDADLMWNLAHFVAVTRPGYSSPDGVTLPEGKVDTLEIPALAISSTDVRRRAEHDEPVWYLVPDGVVQYIGKHGLYSKQH; this is encoded by the coding sequence ATGAGCAGCAGCGATCCGGCTGAAATCATTGCTGTCGCACAGGGCGAAGCCGAACGGCGTATGTCTGATCTGTCTGTGCCGGGCGGCGCGAATAGCCATGGCAAAGGTCGCCTTTCCGCGCGCGGCAATTGGCACACGCGTCTGCGCATCGGCATTATGGGCGGCACATTCGACCCGATTCACAACGGCCACTTGGTCGCGGCGTCCGAAGTCGCATGGGTGTACGACCTTGATGAAGTGATTTTCGTGCCCACGGGTCGGCCTGTATTCAAGCTTGATAAGGAAGTCACCAACGCCGAGGACCGCTATCTGATGACAGTGATTGCCACGGCATCCAACCCCAAGTTCACCGTGTCTCGCGTGGATATCGACCGTCCAGGTGTCACCTACACCATCGATACGCTTAAAGACATTCGCGCCCAGCATCCCGATGCAGAGTTGTTCTTCATCACAGGCGCTGATGCCGTGGCTGAGATCATGCAGTGGAAGGACGCCGACTTGATGTGGAATCTTGCCCACTTCGTGGCCGTCACGCGCCCCGGATATTCCAGCCCGGATGGCGTCACGCTGCCCGAAGGTAAGGTCGATACCCTGGAAATACCGGCTTTGGCCATCTCCTCAACCGATGTGCGCCGTCGTGCCGAGCACGACGAACCGGTCTGGTATCTGGTCCCGGATGGCGTGGTGCAGTACATCGGCAAGCATGGCCTGTATTCCAAGCAGCACTGA
- the thrC gene encoding threonine synthase, with product MATTFHSTRSTTDSLTAKQAIRKGIADDGGLFVSDALGETKVDVASLPGKTYQQIAAEVLGALLPDFTAEELGQCIADAYGEQWSDERITPLKPLGDDYVLELFNGPTSAFKDVALQILSRFMAHTTPADGDADEKIMILTATSGDTGKAALAGFADAPGTAITVFYPEGKVSQVQELQMTTQTGANVQVAAVEGNFDDAQSAVKRIFGDRALAERLAGNAHVVLSSANSINVGRLVPQVVYYFSAYAQLLADQVINVGDEVEFVVPTGNFGDILAGYYAKLLGLPVKHLVVASDKNNVLFDFLTTGTYNRQRPFFQTISPSMDILISSNLERMLYYLSEGDTRLISMLMNDLNQWGTYEIPEELLAKIRQIFGTGWADEDQVRESIKHCWDENHYVIDPHTACGYYLLEQMPRDPLTPRVLLSTASPYKFPRVVNEALGFDATGTDFECMDVLARETGTTAPVALRGLETADVRFKDVVAIDGMEDYVEKAAQSL from the coding sequence GTGGCTACCACCTTCCATTCCACTCGCAGCACCACCGATTCGCTGACCGCCAAGCAGGCGATTCGTAAGGGCATTGCCGACGACGGCGGCCTGTTCGTCTCGGACGCATTGGGCGAGACCAAGGTGGATGTCGCCTCGCTGCCGGGCAAGACCTACCAGCAGATCGCCGCCGAAGTGCTGGGCGCGCTGCTGCCGGACTTCACCGCCGAGGAACTGGGCCAGTGCATCGCCGATGCCTACGGCGAGCAGTGGTCCGACGAGCGTATCACTCCATTGAAGCCTCTGGGTGACGATTACGTGCTCGAACTGTTCAACGGTCCAACCTCCGCATTCAAGGATGTGGCCCTGCAAATTCTGTCGCGTTTCATGGCGCACACCACGCCAGCCGACGGCGACGCGGACGAGAAGATCATGATTCTCACCGCCACCTCCGGCGACACCGGCAAGGCCGCGCTGGCCGGCTTCGCGGACGCCCCGGGCACCGCCATCACCGTCTTCTACCCGGAAGGCAAGGTCTCTCAGGTCCAGGAGCTGCAGATGACCACGCAGACCGGCGCCAACGTACAGGTGGCCGCCGTGGAAGGCAACTTCGATGACGCCCAGTCCGCGGTCAAGCGCATTTTCGGCGACCGAGCCCTGGCCGAGCGTCTCGCCGGCAATGCTCACGTAGTGCTTTCCTCCGCCAACTCCATCAATGTGGGCCGTCTGGTGCCGCAGGTCGTCTACTACTTCTCCGCCTACGCCCAGCTGCTAGCCGATCAGGTGATCAACGTTGGCGATGAGGTCGAGTTCGTGGTCCCGACCGGCAACTTCGGCGATATCCTCGCCGGCTACTACGCCAAGCTGCTCGGCCTGCCGGTCAAGCACCTCGTGGTGGCTTCCGACAAGAACAACGTTCTGTTCGACTTCCTGACCACCGGTACCTACAACCGTCAGCGCCCGTTCTTCCAGACCATCTCCCCCTCGATGGACATCCTCATCTCCTCCAACCTGGAGCGCATGCTGTACTACTTGTCCGAGGGCGACACACGCTTGATCTCCATGCTGATGAACGACCTCAACCAGTGGGGCACGTACGAGATTCCAGAAGAGCTGCTGGCCAAGATTCGCCAGATCTTCGGCACCGGTTGGGCCGACGAGGACCAGGTGCGCGAATCCATCAAGCACTGCTGGGATGAGAACCACTACGTAATCGACCCGCACACCGCCTGCGGCTACTACCTGCTTGAGCAGATGCCGCGCGATCCGCTGACCCCGCGCGTGCTGCTCTCCACCGCCAGCCCCTACAAGTTCCCGCGCGTGGTGAACGAGGCTCTGGGCTTCGACGCTACCGGCACCGACTTCGAGTGCATGGACGTGCTGGCCCGTGAGACCGGTACCACTGCCCCGGTCGCCCTGCGTGGCCTCGAGACCGCCGACGTGCGTTTCAAGGACGTCGTGGCCATCGACGGCATGGAGGACTACGTAGAAAAGGCCGCCCAGTCACTGTAA
- a CDS encoding glutamate-5-semialdehyde dehydrogenase, whose protein sequence is MSDELSPEVFDAVCRQADQAASAQQRLAQANTEAKNELLLAIADALDEHAADIEAANALDMLESKENGMDAGKLDRLLFDTPRVAAAAQDVRHVATLPDPVGEIVRGYNLPNGLRLTQTRVPMGVIGMIYEARPNVTVDVASLCLKSGNAALLRGGHAAERTNAATLSVIAPVLEAHGFDPALVQSVDQYGRAGATAMMEARGHIDVLVPRGGAGLIQAVVRNSKVPVIETGAGNVHIYIDRSADLVKAIPIVLNAKTQRVGVCNAAEKLLVHEDVAAEFLPQIAAALTQANVVLQADETSYDILEGAAIEGLELNHATEEDWDTEYLALKMGIKVVPSLESAIDHINIHSTGHTESIIAEDYAAIEEFTKRIDSAVVMVNASTRFTDGGVFGFGAELGISTQKMHARGPMGLREMTTTKWIGYGTGQVRA, encoded by the coding sequence ATGAGTGATGAACTGAGTCCTGAGGTATTCGACGCGGTGTGCCGTCAGGCCGATCAGGCCGCGAGCGCACAGCAACGCCTTGCCCAGGCGAACACCGAAGCCAAGAACGAGCTGCTGCTGGCCATTGCGGATGCGCTGGACGAGCATGCCGCCGATATCGAGGCCGCCAATGCGCTGGACATGCTTGAATCCAAGGAAAACGGCATGGACGCGGGCAAGCTCGATCGCCTGCTTTTCGATACGCCGCGCGTGGCCGCCGCAGCCCAAGACGTGCGCCATGTGGCAACGTTGCCCGATCCGGTTGGTGAAATCGTGCGTGGCTATAACCTGCCTAACGGATTGCGTCTCACCCAAACGCGAGTGCCCATGGGTGTCATCGGCATGATTTACGAAGCTCGCCCCAACGTCACTGTTGACGTGGCCAGCCTGTGCCTGAAGTCCGGTAATGCTGCGCTGCTGCGAGGTGGGCACGCCGCCGAACGTACCAATGCCGCCACCTTGAGCGTTATCGCCCCAGTGCTGGAAGCTCACGGTTTTGATCCGGCTCTAGTGCAGTCCGTCGACCAGTATGGCCGTGCCGGCGCCACCGCCATGATGGAGGCCCGTGGCCATATCGATGTGTTGGTGCCACGCGGCGGTGCGGGGCTCATCCAAGCCGTGGTGCGCAATTCCAAGGTGCCGGTTATTGAGACCGGTGCCGGCAACGTCCATATCTATATCGACAGGTCCGCAGACCTCGTCAAGGCCATTCCGATTGTGTTGAACGCCAAAACCCAGCGTGTGGGTGTGTGCAATGCGGCCGAGAAACTGCTGGTGCATGAGGACGTCGCCGCTGAATTCCTGCCTCAGATTGCCGCAGCGTTGACGCAGGCGAACGTCGTGCTGCAAGCGGATGAAACTTCGTACGACATCCTCGAAGGCGCCGCCATTGAAGGGCTTGAACTGAATCATGCCACCGAGGAGGACTGGGATACCGAATACCTGGCGCTCAAGATGGGTATTAAGGTGGTGCCAAGCCTTGAATCGGCCATTGACCATATCAACATCCATTCCACCGGTCACACCGAATCCATCATTGCCGAGGACTATGCGGCCATCGAGGAATTCACCAAGCGCATCGACTCGGCCGTGGTCATGGTCAACGCCTCCACCCGTTTCACTGATGGCGGTGTGTTCGGATTCGGCGCCGAGCTCGGCATCTCCACCCAAAAGATGCACGCGCGCGGACCCATGGGCTTGAGGGAAATGACCACCACGAAGTGGATTGGCTATGGAACGGGGCAGGTGCGCGCATGA
- the pth gene encoding aminoacyl-tRNA hydrolase: MASDFWLIAGLGNPGKKYEDTRHNMGFMTADVLAERWSVNFADHKGLAMLGKSTMNLDGRTIKFFLAKPLTYMNDSGNAVASISAYYQIEPDHIVVIHDDMDLEFGRIKVKAGGSAGGHNGIKSIDRSLGTPKYARVRMGVGHSKRGAHAHDNTVNWVLGGFGPDQRKQLPEFLADGADAAEEIIFHGLAKTQEKFNGR, encoded by the coding sequence ATGGCATCGGATTTTTGGCTGATTGCGGGACTGGGCAACCCGGGCAAGAAATATGAGGACACGCGACACAACATGGGCTTCATGACAGCCGACGTGCTCGCCGAACGCTGGAGCGTGAACTTCGCCGATCACAAGGGTCTTGCCATGCTCGGTAAGAGCACGATGAATCTTGACGGTCGCACCATCAAGTTCTTTCTGGCCAAGCCGTTGACCTACATGAACGACTCGGGCAATGCCGTGGCCTCCATCAGCGCCTACTATCAGATCGAGCCCGACCACATCGTGGTGATTCACGACGACATGGACTTGGAATTCGGACGCATCAAGGTCAAGGCGGGTGGCTCCGCAGGCGGTCACAACGGCATCAAATCCATCGATCGTTCACTCGGCACACCGAAATACGCCCGCGTACGTATGGGTGTCGGCCACTCCAAGCGTGGTGCGCATGCGCATGACAACACGGTGAACTGGGTGCTGGGTGGCTTTGGTCCGGATCAGCGCAAGCAACTGCCTGAATTCCTGGCCGACGGCGCCGATGCGGCCGAAGAAATCATCTTCCACGGTCTTGCCAAGACCCAGGAGAAGTTCAATGGCCGTTGA
- a CDS encoding GNAT family N-acetyltransferase, producing MPYTFRPAVESDIQAITDIYNASVVVGGATADLTPRTLDQRRAWVESHKPPYGVFVAESEGGQVIGFGSLSVFYDRAGYDGVTDLAYYIAPAWQGRGAGTFMLDNLLREARARHMRKACGIIFADNAGSIALMRRFGFTQFGLMPAAATDSTGTMRDMSYWYLDL from the coding sequence ATGCCATACACTTTCCGTCCAGCCGTCGAGTCTGATATCCAAGCCATCACCGACATCTACAACGCCTCGGTGGTGGTCGGCGGAGCCACCGCGGACCTGACTCCGCGCACCCTCGACCAGCGCCGTGCGTGGGTCGAATCCCATAAACCTCCATATGGCGTATTCGTGGCGGAATCAGAGGGCGGGCAAGTCATCGGCTTTGGTTCACTCTCCGTGTTCTACGATCGTGCCGGCTATGACGGCGTCACCGATCTCGCCTACTACATCGCCCCCGCATGGCAAGGCAGGGGAGCGGGCACGTTCATGCTGGACAATCTCCTACGCGAGGCCCGCGCCCGTCACATGCGCAAAGCCTGCGGCATCATCTTTGCCGACAACGCCGGCTCAATCGCCCTCATGCGACGATTCGGCTTCACCCAGTTCGGCCTCATGCCCGCTGCCGCCACCGACTCCACCGGCACCATGCGTGATATGTCCTACTGGTATCTCGACCTCTAA
- a CDS encoding UPF0182 family membrane protein: MSFNDPFSILFGNGGGSRRNNSNDDDPIILNVEADGDTPNRNGSNPSGRGPAGPRLPRRPSGSHGNSRGTKIFIGVVLALVIIVALFFGLSRFITDLMWYGQLGFQSVVWTQLGVKIGLWVAYALLMALTGFIAAWLAIRARPDSADGSTIRINGDVVEVGKSASSKTARRVAVVISLIVGVIFGSQFNANWSEILLMFNAQKFGTTDPQFGLDNGFYVFVLPGLKLVLAAVAMLLGVGLIFSLVTHVLMGGIRITMPVNGRGLFSITKRARRQLGIWLILNMLAWSVRQVLGVFEQLTVQGSRITGASYTAVHANIPVTFIMAALTAILGVVLGVWLMRSHALEGQASIGVRASAALKAWRVPVIAIAATVVVGMVLTIAWPMLLQRFRVNPNAQEMESTYIQRNIDATRAAYGLDKLKTEQYKVTDKGEQGALAKEADTTAQIRLLDPQVVSPTFKQLQQSKQYYTFADTLAVDKYEIDGVSQDTVIAARELDLAGNDNRNWVNDHTVYTHGYGVVAAYGNKVTADGQPEFFESGIPTQGKLTESEKYEPRIYFSPNTTEYSIVGAPEGTQAWEFDYPTGSEGALTTFKGDGGPSVGNLFSRILYAIRFGSDQILFSDRVNSESQILYDRSPKERVAKVAPYLTLDGRVYPAVVDGRVKWVVDGYTTSDAYPYSQMTDLGNATKDSTTVSSSTVSSLGSQQANYIRNSVKATVDAYDGSVDLYVWDQSDPVIKAWEKIFPGQYHQLSEISGDLMSHLRYPESLFKVQRELLSKYHVTSANQYYSGEDFWQTPVDPTESQSQQDQDILQPPYYLTLQTGGTKEPVFSLTSTYIPAGQSTREILTGFLSVDSDAGNEKGKIGPNYGTIRLQELPKDSNVPGPGQAQNNFNANADVSKELNLLQSGDTQVVRGNLLTLPLGGGLVYVQPVYVKSSGATSFPLLKKTLVAFGDQVGFADTLDEALDQVFGGDSGAAAGDAENVSGDGSSDSSNTGGQDASNQPGSDTSGDQSQSDGQSGTTDGKSDSGTSSGQSGTARSPELQQALSDAAQAMKDSQSAMKNGDWTAYGKAQQQLEEALNKAIELDK; the protein is encoded by the coding sequence ATGTCTTTTAATGACCCTTTCTCAATACTGTTCGGCAATGGCGGCGGTTCCCGGCGCAATAACTCGAATGATGATGATCCGATCATTCTTAATGTTGAGGCCGATGGAGACACCCCCAACAGGAATGGCTCCAACCCCTCAGGGCGAGGTCCGGCCGGTCCGCGCTTGCCCCGCAGACCCTCCGGCAGCCATGGCAACAGCCGAGGCACCAAAATATTCATCGGCGTGGTGCTGGCATTGGTCATCATCGTCGCACTGTTCTTCGGTCTGTCCCGATTCATCACCGATCTGATGTGGTACGGACAGCTCGGCTTCCAATCCGTGGTGTGGACCCAGCTCGGCGTGAAAATCGGTCTATGGGTGGCATACGCATTGCTGATGGCCTTGACCGGTTTTATCGCCGCATGGCTGGCCATTCGCGCCCGCCCGGACTCCGCGGATGGCTCCACGATTCGCATCAATGGTGATGTGGTGGAAGTCGGCAAATCGGCGAGCTCCAAGACCGCACGTCGCGTGGCCGTGGTGATTTCGCTGATTGTCGGCGTGATTTTCGGCTCCCAGTTCAACGCGAACTGGAGCGAGATCCTGCTTATGTTCAACGCGCAGAAGTTCGGTACCACTGACCCGCAGTTCGGGCTCGACAACGGCTTCTACGTGTTCGTGCTGCCTGGCCTGAAGCTCGTGCTCGCAGCCGTGGCCATGCTGCTGGGCGTCGGGCTCATATTCTCTCTAGTCACGCACGTGCTGATGGGCGGCATCCGCATCACCATGCCGGTCAACGGTCGTGGCCTGTTCTCCATCACCAAGCGCGCTCGCCGTCAGCTCGGCATCTGGCTGATCCTTAACATGCTTGCGTGGTCCGTACGTCAGGTGCTGGGTGTTTTCGAACAGCTCACCGTGCAGGGCTCGCGTATCACTGGCGCTTCCTACACCGCAGTGCATGCCAACATTCCCGTCACCTTCATCATGGCTGCGTTGACCGCCATCCTCGGCGTGGTGCTTGGTGTGTGGTTGATGCGTTCCCATGCGCTTGAAGGCCAGGCGTCCATCGGCGTGCGCGCCTCTGCTGCTCTCAAGGCCTGGCGCGTGCCGGTCATTGCCATTGCCGCTACCGTAGTGGTCGGCATGGTGCTCACCATTGCTTGGCCCATGCTGCTGCAGCGCTTCCGCGTCAACCCGAACGCGCAGGAGATGGAATCCACCTATATCCAGCGCAACATCGATGCCACTCGCGCCGCCTACGGTCTCGACAAGCTCAAAACCGAGCAATACAAGGTGACCGACAAGGGCGAGCAAGGTGCACTGGCCAAGGAGGCCGACACCACCGCGCAGATTCGTCTGCTCGACCCGCAGGTCGTCAGCCCCACGTTCAAGCAGCTGCAGCAGTCCAAGCAGTACTACACCTTCGCCGACACGCTTGCCGTCGATAAGTATGAGATTGATGGCGTCTCCCAAGACACCGTGATCGCCGCGCGTGAGCTTGACCTGGCTGGCAACGACAACCGCAACTGGGTCAACGACCACACCGTGTACACCCATGGTTATGGCGTGGTGGCCGCTTACGGTAACAAGGTGACTGCCGACGGCCAGCCCGAATTCTTTGAATCGGGCATCCCCACCCAAGGCAAGCTCACCGAGTCCGAAAAGTACGAGCCACGCATCTACTTCTCGCCGAACACCACCGAATACTCGATTGTCGGCGCACCTGAAGGCACGCAGGCTTGGGAATTCGATTACCCGACCGGTTCCGAAGGCGCTTTGACCACGTTCAAGGGCGATGGCGGACCGTCGGTCGGCAACCTGTTCTCCCGGATTCTCTATGCAATCCGCTTCGGTTCGGACCAGATACTGTTCTCCGACCGTGTGAACAGCGAATCCCAGATTCTCTACGACCGTTCCCCGAAGGAACGTGTGGCCAAGGTCGCGCCGTACCTGACACTTGACGGTCGCGTGTATCCAGCCGTGGTCGATGGCCGCGTCAAGTGGGTCGTCGATGGCTACACCACCTCCGACGCCTACCCGTATTCGCAGATGACCGATCTCGGCAATGCCACCAAGGACTCCACCACGGTGTCTTCGTCGACGGTGTCCAGCCTGGGTTCGCAGCAGGCCAACTATATCCGTAATTCGGTCAAGGCCACTGTTGACGCATACGACGGTTCCGTGGACCTGTATGTGTGGGATCAATCCGACCCGGTGATCAAGGCGTGGGAGAAGATCTTCCCCGGCCAGTATCACCAGTTGTCCGAAATCTCCGGTGACCTGATGAGTCACCTGCGTTACCCGGAAAGCCTGTTCAAGGTGCAGCGTGAGTTGCTCTCCAAGTACCATGTGACTTCCGCCAACCAGTACTACTCGGGCGAGGACTTCTGGCAGACGCCGGTCGACCCCACCGAATCACAGTCCCAGCAGGATCAGGACATCCTGCAGCCGCCCTACTACCTGACCTTGCAGACCGGTGGCACCAAGGAGCCGGTGTTCTCGCTGACCTCCACCTATATTCCGGCCGGCCAGTCCACTCGAGAGATTCTGACCGGATTCCTTTCGGTCGACTCCGACGCCGGTAATGAGAAAGGCAAGATAGGACCGAATTACGGCACCATCCGATTGCAGGAGCTGCCCAAGGATTCGAATGTGCCGGGCCCCGGCCAGGCGCAGAACAATTTCAACGCCAATGCCGATGTGTCCAAGGAACTGAACTTGTTGCAGTCCGGTGACACGCAGGTGGTGCGAGGCAACCTGCTCACCCTGCCGCTCGGTGGTGGCTTGGTGTACGTGCAGCCCGTGTACGTCAAGTCTTCGGGTGCCACGTCGTTCCCGCTGCTGAAGAAGACGCTGGTGGCATTCGGCGATCAGGTCGGCTTTGCCGACACGCTTGATGAGGCGCTCGATCAGGTGTTCGGTGGTGACTCCGGTGCAGCGGCCGGCGATGCCGAGAATGTGTCTGGCGACGGATCATCCGACTCCTCGAACACCGGCGGACAGGATGCCAGCAATCAGCCCGGTTCCGACACCTCCGGCGACCAGTCCCAGTCTGATGGCCAGTCCGGCACCACGGACGGCAAGTCGGATTCTGGCACGTCATCCGGGCAGTCCGGCACCGCTCGCAGTCCCGAACTCCAGCAGGCATTGAGCGATGCCGCCCAAGCCATGAAAGACAGCCAGTCCGCCATGAAGAACGGCGATTGGACCGCCTACGGCAAGGCCCAACAGCAGCTCGAAGAAGCCCTCAACAAGGCCATAGAGCTCGACAAGTAG